Proteins from a genomic interval of Fusarium oxysporum Fo47 chromosome I, complete sequence:
- a CDS encoding NADP-dependent oxidoreductase domain-containing protein: MPEILGKHVSALGYGLMGFTWRPKPTPLDQALEAMHTAFANGCNLWSGAEFYGPPEYNSMTLIKAYFTKFPEDAEKITIAMKGTYNPDTFQLDGSPENVRRSIDNVLNQLGGVKKLDIFAPSRRDHNVPFEETLNVIQKEYVDSGKVGGIALSECSAETIEEAVKHVKVALVEVECSLFSPDILKNGVAAACAKHNIPIMAYAPIGRGSLQMLTGRFADSSQFQGQGIASGFPRFQPESFQHNLKLVDQVKAVAERKGITPAQLAINWVRGLNGRKGMPTIIPTPGATTTARVKENAQYFPLSDEEMETLEDIAYAFEVSGGRYPEGVPMEA; encoded by the exons ATGTCAGCGCTCTTGGCTACGGCCTTATGG GCTTCACTTGGCGTCCCAAACCAACTCCTTTAGATCAGGCTCTTGAAGCTATGCACACAGCCTTCGCCAATGGCTGCAATCTCTGGAGCGGCGCTGAGTTCTACGGACCTCCAGAGTATAACAGCATGACTCTCATCAAGGCATACTTCACAAAATttccagaagatgctgaaaAGATCACCATCGCCATGAAGGGCACTTACAACCCTGATACGTTTCAACTTGATGGATCTCCCGAGAATGTGCGCAGGTCTATTGACAATGTGCTCAATCAACTGGGCggtgtcaagaagcttgatatcTTCGCACCCTCAAGACGAGACCACAACGTTCCCTTTGAAGAAACACTCAACGTCATTCAGAAGGAATATGTTGATAGCGGCAAGGTCGGTGGCATTGCCCTGTCAGAATGCAGTGCCGAGACTATCGAAGAAGCCGTGAAGCATGTCAAGGTCGCTCTCGTCGAGGTCGAATGCAGTCTGTTCAGCCCCGACATCCTCAAGAATGGCGTTGCTGCTGCGTGTGCTAAGCACAATATTCCTATCATGGCCTACGCGCCTATTGGACGTGGC TCACTACAGATGTTGACGGGCCGCTTTGCCGACAGCTCTCAATTCCAGGGCCAGGGCATTGCCAGCGGATTCCCGCGTTTCCAGCCAGAATCCTTCCAGCACAACCTCAAGCTCGTTGATCAAGTCAAGGCAGTAGCAGAAAGGAAGGGAATCACACCTGCACAGCTTGCCATCAACTGGGTTAGAGGACTAAACGGCCGCAAGGGAATGCCTACCATCATTCCCACCCCTGGCGCGACCACAACAGCTCGAGTCAAGGAGAATGCCCAGTACTTCCCGCTTTcggatgaagagatggagactCTCGAGGATATAGCCTACGCATTTGAGGTTTCTGGCGGGCGGTACCCTGAAGGCGTGCCAATGGAGGCCTAA
- a CDS encoding WD40-repeat-containing domain protein, with the protein MQQRRDEILAKKAKLAELKRQRELRASQATASRSNIGTSSDLISPTPGRADNRREIETLINSLVGDSRPGSTVTGGPGSPAPRGSRPNSVLSAGEFSNEPSEVTTTSHVQVPAQPPPSLSTAPLLTVFECPPSPVKEVFSYSKGVQTTEEWTTPTRTRAQSLISEAEDVPAVTSTPSKRLSRRERDREEELRQKIREEVEEELRATKEFLSDGVLPSGSGLNYPSRNLTAEELDAVAHSDEFVDFLDKSTKVIERALDQETYDILTDYALQGQDNDDEDEDSGNTGGKGRHRIKEVVQFFDERWSKKRMISGIDFSPKFSELVLASYTKNPTAPHEPDGLVQVWNMHMQDRPEYVFTAQSDVLTAKFSPYHNNLIIGGSYSGQVLLWDTRAKAAPVQKTPLTGYGHAHPIYSVDIVGTQNANNIISCSTDGVVCGWTMDVFAQPQELLELKNPSQAKVAVEDVSPTCLSFPATDPTFFLVGSEEGTIFPCHRYDRAGAKAGVDKKISYKGHTAPVMSVDFHPARGPVDLGDLVISSSLDWSVKLWKVRAPAATSTIGSGDGTISPLIDFVREDVVYDAKWSPVKPNIFALVDGAGWLELWDIAVETEEPVSKISPSSRKDGRTMLSKSLNKVAWEPNDGKRLATGGIDGSLTVFEVASGLGGKDGPKNEDWANVKKLVNRLEAVGSNGALVV; encoded by the exons ATGCAACAACGTCGAGATGAAATCCTAGCGAAAAAGGCGAAGCTTGCTGAGCTCAAGCGCCAGAGAGAGCTTCGGGCAAGCCAAGCAACAGCAAGTCGCTCCAACATAGGAACCTCTAGCGAC TTGATATCGCCAACTCCTGGAAGAGCAGATAACCGCCGCGAGATCGAAACTCTGATAAACAGTCTCGTCGGTGATAGTAGGCCCGGCTCGACTGTCACGGGAGGACCTGGCTCTCCCGCTCCTCGTGGTAGCCGTCCAAACAGTGTCCTCAGCGCCGGcgaattcagcaacgaaCCCTCCGAAGTCACGACCACTAGTCACGTTCAAGTTCCCGCGCAACCGCCACCTAGTCTTAGTACTGCTCCCCTCCTGACCGTTTTCGAATGCCCGCCGTCTCCGGTAAAGGAGGTCTTCTCATACAGCAAAGGTGTCCAGACAACAGAAGAATGGACAACACCTACCAGAACCAGGGCTCAGTCTCTCATATCTGAAGCCGAAGATGTTCCCGCCGTAACTTCAACGCCCAGCAAGAGGCTGAGCAGGAGAGAGCGAGATCGAGAAGAGGAACTCCGACAAAAGATTAGAGAAGAGGTGGAGGAAGAATTGAGGGCGACAAAGGAGTTTCTGAGCGACGGTGTGCTTCCTTCCGGCTCGGGTTTGAACTATCCTTCCAGGAATCTTACCGCTGAAGAGCTGGACGCTGTCGCCCACTCAGATGAATTCGTTGACTTCCTGGATAAGTCGACAAAGGTGATCGAGAGAGCTCTCGACCAAGAGACATATGACATTCTCACAGACTACGCTTTACAAGGCCAGGAtaacgatgatgaagatgaagatagTGGTAATACAGGTGGTAAGGGGCGACACAGGATAAAAGAAGTTGTCCAGTTCTTCGACGAGCGGTGGTCTAAGAAGCGCATGATCAGCGGGATTGATTTCTCGCCAAAGTTCAGCGAGCTTGTCCTCGCGTCATACACCAAAAATCCGACAGCTCCCCATGAACCTGACGGGCTGGTTCAGGTCTGGAACATGCACATGCAAGATCGCCCTGAATACGTTTTCACCGCGCAGTCAGACGTCTTGACTGCTAAGTTTTCTCCTTACCACAATAACTTGATTATCGGTGGTTCATATAGCGGTCAGGTGTTGCTGTGGGACACGAGAGCAAAGGCGGCTCCGGTTCAAAAGACCCCCCTTACGGGCTATGGTCATGCCCACCCTATCTACTCTGTTGATATTGTTGGTACCCAGAACGCCAACAATATCATTTCTTGCTCCACTGATGGTGTGGTCTGTGGCTGGACAATGGACGTCTTCGCTCAACctcaagaacttcttgaACTCAAGAACCCTAGTCAGGCCAAGGTGGCTGTCGAAGACGTGAGCCCAACGTGCCTTTCTTTCCCAGCTACAGATCCTACATTCTTCCTCGTTGGCAGTGAGGAGGGCACCATCTTCCCTTGCCACCGATATGACCGTGCCGGtgccaaggctggtgttgatAAGAAGATCAGCTACAAGGGACATACCGCCCCTGTCATGTCTGTGGATTTCCATCCTGCTAGAGGGCCGGTGGATTTGGGCGATCTGGTCATATCGTCGTCGCTCGATTGGAGTGTTAAGCTTTGGAAGGTTCGAGCACCTGCGGCGACATCTACAATCGGCTCTGGCGATGGCACCATCTCGCCCCTAATTGACTTTGTGCGTGAGGATGTCGTCTACGACGCTAAGTGGTCGCCCGTTAAACCCAACATTTTTGCATTGGTCGATGGTGCTGGATGGCTGGAGCTTTGGGACATTGCAGTCGAGACGGAAGAGCCTGTGTCCAAGATTTCGCCCAGCTCTCGAAAGGATGGCAGAACTATGCTTTCGAAGAGTCTGAACAAGGTTGCATGGGAGCCCAATGATGGAAAGCGTCTTGCGACTGGTGGCATCGATGGCTCTCTCACAGTATTCGAGGTTGCCAGTGGTCTTGGTGGCAAGGATGGCCCAAAGAACGAGGACTGGGCGAATGTGAAGAAGCTTGTGAACCGACTGGAGGCAGTTGGTTCAAATGGTGCATTGGTAGTTTAG
- a CDS encoding F1F0 ATP synthase subunit e: MASTGVNVLRWSALGLGIFYGFTHQRAITASQKAEHAQHEYEKKEKLIQQAKAEFAKKNNPTSGDSVITDPSDPKFDLEKLLLKVQKESP; encoded by the exons ATGGCTTCGACCGGAGTGAAC GTTTTGCGGTGGTCCGCCCTTGGCCTGGGTATCTTTTACGGTTTCACCCACCAGCGAGCGATTACTGCCTCGCAAAAGGCCGAGCATGCGCAGCACGAgtacgagaagaaggagaaactTATCCAGCAAGCCAAGGCCGAGTTTGCTAAGAAGAACAACCCAACATCTGGCGACTCTG TTATCACTGACCCCTCAGACCCCAAGTTTGATCTCGAGAAGCTGCTGTTGAAGGTGCAGAAGGAGAGCCCTTAA
- a CDS encoding Oligosaccharyl transferase STT3 subunit-domain-containing protein, whose protein sequence is MAVKTAKTEDVLAGVNGQNTRTLLRVIILLLIAGAAVSSRLFSVIRFESIIHEFDPWFNFRATKYLVANGFYKFWDWFDDRTWHPLGRVTGGTLYPGLMVTSGVIYHALRALTVPVDIRNICVLLAPAFSGLTAYAAYLLTNEMTTSSSAGLLAAVFMGIAPGYISRSVAGSYDNEAIAIFLLVLTFYLWVKALKLGSMLWGALCALSYAYMVASWGGYAFITCLLPVHAFVLICMGRYSDRLYVSYTTWYAIGTMASFQVPFVGFLCVKTNEHMPALGVFGLLQVIAFIVYVKSVIPGRQITTIVVAAGVATFFVGLAGLILLTSFGYIAPWGGRFYSLFDTGYAKIHIPIIASVSEHQPTAWPSFFFDLNFLIWLFPAGVYMCFQNLADEHVFIVVYALFASYFAGVMVRLMLTLTPVVCVAAAMAASQLLDTYLRVNQPEPTQAAQGEAVDGSKKAKGALRATAKPDVGIYTTLSKITVVAGMVIYLVMFVTHCTWVTSNAYSAPSVVLSSRRMDGSPVIIDDYREAYQWLRQNTGKDAKIMSWWDYGYQIGGMADRPTLVDNNTWNNTHIATVGKAMSSREEVSYPIMRQHEVDYVLVVFGGVLGYSGDDINKFLWMVRIAEGIWPDEVKERNFFTERGEYRVDAGATETMKNSLMYKMSYHNFNKTNSPGKIVDRVRGVKMPDTSPTLDVLEEAFTSENWLIRIYKVKDLDNVGRDHFEAGAFSRGQKKKKAVQKRGARVLRVD, encoded by the exons ATGGCGGTAAAGACGGCAAAAACCGAAGACGTCCTCGCCGGAGTGAACGGACAAAACACTAGGACTCTACTAAGAGtcatcattcttctcttGATCGCTGGCGCAGCTGTGTCCAGTCGCCTTTTTTCTGTGATAC GCTTCGAAAGTATTATTCACGAAT TCGATCCGTGGTTCAACTTCCGCGCGACAAAATACCTCGTCGCCAATGGATTTTACAAGTTTTGGGATTGGTTCGATGACAGGACATGGCATCCTCTTGGGCGGGTTACCGGAGGCACCCTCTATCCTGGTCTGATGGTGACAAGCGGCGTCATCTACCACGCTCTCCGCGCCCTTACGGTTCCCGTCGATATTCGAAACATTTGTGTCCTTCTCGCCCCAGCCTTCTCTGGACTGACAGCCTATGCTGCCTACCTACTTACCAATGAGATGACTACATCTTCATCCGCTGGTCTTCTTGCCGCAGTTTTCATGGGCATTGCACCGGGTTACATCTCTCGATCCGTGGCCGGTAGCTACGATAACGAGGCCATCGCCAttttccttcttgttctcacATTCTACCTCTGGGTCAAGGCTTTGAAGCTGGGCTCAATGCTGTGGGGTGCCCTTTGCGCGCTATCGTACGCCTACATGGTTGCGTCGTGGGGTGGATATGCTTTCATTACATGTCTACTGCCCGTCCATGCCTTCGTTCTCATCTGCATGGGTCGATACAGCGATCGCCTCTATGTCAGCTACACGACGTGGTACGCTATTGGTACCATGGCTAGTTTCCAGGTGCCTTTCGTCGGCTTCCTTTGTGTCAAGACCAATGAGCACATGCCCGCGCTTG GTGTTTTTGGCCTCCTTCAGGTGATTGCATTCATTGTTTACGTCAAGTCTGTTATCCCTGGACGACAAATCACAACCATCGTAGTTGCTGCTGGTGTCGCGACTTTCTTCGTCGGTCTCGCTGGCCTCATTCTTTTGACCTCATTTGGATACATCGCGCCCTGGGGCGGTCGATTCTATTCATTATTCGACACCGGCTATGCCAAGATTCACATTCCCATCATTGCTTCAGTCTCTGAGCATCAGCCTACCGCATGGCCCTCATTTTTCTTTGATCTTAACTTCCTCATCTGGCTCTTCCCTGCCGGTGTTTATATGTGTTTCCAGAACCTCGCGGATGAGCATGTATTCATTGTTGTCTATGCTCTGTTTGCAAGCTACTTTGCTGGTGTTATGGTCCGTCTGATGCTCACACTGACACCTGTTGTGTGTGTTGCCGCTGCCATGGCTGCCTCTCAGCTCCTCGACACCTATCTGCGGGTCAATCAGCCTGAGCCCACCCAGGCTGCACAAggagaggctgttgatggaTCCAAAAAGGCCAAGGGTGCCCTCCGAGCGACCGCAAAGCCCGACGTCGGTATTTACACTACCTTGTCCAAGATTACGGTTGTTGCCGGCATGGTCATCTACCTGGTCATGTTTGTTACTCACTGCACATGGGTCACCTCCAACGCCTACTCAGCACCCTCTGTTGTCCTGTCCAGCCGACGCATGGATGGCAGCCCGGTCATCATTGATGACTATCGGGAGGCCTATCAGTGGCTCCGACAGAACACCGGCAAAGACGCCAAGATCATGTCATGGTGGGACTATGGTTATCAGATTGGCGGTATGGCTGACCGACCAACGCTTGTTGACAACAACACCTGGAACAACACTCACATCGCTACTGTTGGCAAGGCCATGAGTTCTCGTGAAGAGGTCAGCTATCCCATCATGCGCCAGCACGAGGTTGACTATGTCCTCGTCGTCTTTGGTGGCGTTCTTGGCTACTCCggagatgatatcaacaagtTCCTCTGGATGGTTCGCATTGCGGAGGGCATCTGGCCCGATGAGGTTAAAGAGCGCAACTTCTTCACTGAACGCGGCGAATACAGAGTTGATGCCGGTGCTACCGAGACCATGAAGAACAGCTTGAT GTACAAGATGTCTTACCacaacttcaacaagacGAACTCCCCTGGAAAGATCGTTGATCGAGTCCGGGGTGTTAAAATGCCCGATACAAGCCCCACACTCGATGTACTGGAGGAAGCCTTCACCAGTGAGAATTGGCTCATCCGTATTTACAAGGTCAAGGATCTTGACAACGTTGGCCGTGATCATTTTGAAGCGGGTGCCTTTAGCCGtgggcagaagaagaagaaggcggtTCAAAAGCGAGGTGCCCGTGTTCTCCGTGTGGATTAG
- a CDS encoding rRNA-binding ribosome biosynthesis protein UTP23, translated as MRGKRSKQYRKLMEQFSQTFGFREPYQVLVDAEMVRDSSRFKMDLEPALSRTVHGKVKPMITQCEIRKLYAARNEPGVHEAIDLAKTLERRRCGHHPDDYPEPLSTQECLRSVVDPKATLQNKHRYVVASQDQEVRRMLRGIKGVPLIYIKRSVMILEPMADESVQVRAKEERSKFRAEIKNQLGKRKRDDADDDEKADKTDGNSEEQKKKKKKGHGPKGPNPLAVQKPKKAKTEGQQPRKQESTDAKDAPQEGAGKRKRRRRNKATAGTADDGETDTAAAEVTMAET; from the exons ATGAGAGGAAAGCGGTCAAAACAATATCGGAAGCTCATGGAGCAGTTCTCCCAGACTTTCGGCTTTCGTGAGCCCTATCAGGTTCTGG TCGATGCCGAAATGGTGAGAGATTCTTCCCGGTTCAAGATGGATCTCGAGCCCGCTCTGTCGAGGACAGTTCATGGCAAGGTCAAGCCCA TGATTACTCAATGCGAAATTCGCAAACTTTACGCAGCGCGAAACGAGCCAGGTGTACATGAGGCCATTGACCTAGCCAAGACCCTGGAGCGAAGACGATGCGGTCACCATCCCGACGATTATCCCGAGCCATTGAGCACTCAAGAGTGTCTTCGATCAGTTGTCGACCCGAAGGCTACACTTCAGAACAAGCATCGCTACGTTGTGGCCAGCCAAGACCAGGAGGTACGAAGGATGCTGCGAGGCATCAAAGGAGTCCCCCTCATCTATATCAAGAGGAGTGTTATGATTCTCGAGCCAATGGCGGATGAGAGCGTTCAAGTGCGAGCAAAGGAGGAGAGAAGCAAATTTCGAGCAgagatcaagaaccaatTGGGCAAGCGAAAGCGAGATGATGCagacgacgacgagaagGCCGACAAGACCGATGGCAACTCTgaagaacaaaagaagaagaagaagaaaggacACGGACCCAAGGGGCCTAATCCTTTGGCGGTccagaagcccaagaaggcaAAGACAGAAGGACAACAACCACGAAAGCAAGAATCTACTGATGCGAAGGACGCGCCACAAGAAGGTGCCGGCAAGCGAAAGAGACGGAGGAGGAACAAGGCTACTGCAGGCACGGCAGACGACGGCGAAACGGACACTGCAGCCGCGGAAGTGACCATGGCAGAGACATGA
- a CDS encoding uncharacterized protein (of unknown function-domain containing protein), with translation MTTPAEVDDFGLPIRRFPTPKNDEPTETPKDEKPAASPVADALSGEQPRASETKNDKSSDQTTPPAVEPVKDDDKSETFEDARSEQSNPSKDASNPPVVTHETPPPTFIKTPAKIEPAEPESNNDPEPKDSRKTRSETPEAPKEPTDVDVAIKKQETPKPDDPTNKGPVETQPEAADPVKKSTGDEVAVSKEEPPQPDKVTPTPVSPTQANRKDVSEFSHQKISTKPEEPQKGVDDDDWQEMPSYARYDMYNDDDKLVAREYDPEQDESYEYGGLGGAGKGYTRVTLDDDAESATSMDDNTKYLFKSAAGTSMVDDDEGRDAIGQMQATKDLLTEGQRVAYVGLVRLEIVRLVKEAEKMKSFKKTKKEVGVSVESMLMWGQKMMLRLYAHMEINEAEQIMIEQLAEHGVIPQDLAPALNTNARVSNPMADSESSMPSTPSLDEKPAEAPPPYEALDGEELSDVKTPSQLPTTAKIDIDLRWTVLCDLFLLLIADSIYDSRSRVLLERVGESLDITWVDICRFEKKVTEALEMQQAAEKENWNEEQHTETRRKNALTRRYVMMGLATVGGGLVIGLSAGLLAPVIGAGLATGLTAIGVTGTGSFLGGVGGAAIITSGAAASGSIIGGRAADRRTGAVRTFEYRPLHNNKRVNLIVTISGWLTGKVDDVRLPFSTVDPVMGDLYSVLFEPEMLRSMGDTINILATEALTQSIQQILGTTILAALMSALQLPIILTKLAYLIDNPWAVSLDRATSAGKILADSLLERNLGTRPITLVGFSIGARVVFSCLQELSKKGAVGIVQNVYMFGSPIVVKKEEYIKAKTVVSGRFLNAYNRNDWILGYLFRLTSGGIRRVAGLAPVEDCPFVENMDVTDLVNGHMDYRQKMPVLLIRCGWSVESEEFVEIEDPDPDNHNERQRELINEIEEARKNLEKEGKAKKSGRFSFFGRRKNAEKQDWEIYEDSKNKGEGKEKAKEGEQADNNTGVLFDIDAIRAEIAKDARDHYASPEDLQVKEIKSTLPPMKLDVSSLPASPSAVANGSRAGSRTDLTGARDSHDTRVSQERSHSYTPSYTRQASPPGYSSPYGGGFGSGHGDAYGSGRHDEDDIQMTFDTSFDDHPRSATVAPTETAATRPQVKTAQTLPTMTLHEPWGDSDDDDFGKEKEISMTFA, from the exons ATGACTACACCTGCCGAGGTTGACGATTTTGGTCTGCCCATCAGGCGCTTTCCGACTCCGAAGAACGATGAGCCTACCGAGACACCcaaagatgagaagcctgCTGCAAGTCCAGTAGCAGATGCCTTGAGCGGTGAGCAACCGAGAGCGTCCGAGACGAAGAACGATAAGTCCAGCGATCAGACAACACCCCCCGCCGTCGAACCTGTTAAGGATGACGACAAGAGCGAAACGTTTGAAGATGCTCGATCTGAACAGTCAAATCCCAGCAAAGATGCTTCGAACCCGCCTGTTGTCACGCACGAAACCCCCCCACCAACTTTTATCAAAACTCCAGCAAAGATCGAGCCTGCCGAGCCCGAAAGTAACAACGATCCAGAGCCAAAAGATTCTAGAAAGACACGGTCAGAAACGCCAGAGGCTCCCAAAGAGCCTACAGATGTCGATGTCGCTAtcaagaagcaagagacTCCCAAGCCAGACGATCCGACGAACAAGGGCCCAGTGGAAACACAACCAGAGGCAGCAGATCCTGTCAAAAAGTCTACAGGTGATGAAGTAGCTGTCAGTAAGGAAGAGCCCCCTCAGCCCGACAAAGTCACGCCGACCCCTGTATCGCCTACGCAGGCCAATCGAAAAGATGTTTCTGAGTTTTCCCACCAAAAGATCTCTACCAAGCCAGAAGAACCTCAAAAGGGGGtggacgatgatgactgGCAAGAAATGCCTTCCTATGCACGATACGATATGTacaacgacgacgacaagctAGTTGCAAGGGAATACGATCCGGAACAGGATGAATCATACGAATATGGAGGACTTGGTGGTGCTGGCAAGGGCTACACTCGGGTAACCTTGGACGATGATGCCGAGTCGGCAACAAGCATGGACGACAATACGAAATATCTCTTCAAGAGTGCAGCCGGAACCAGTATggtcgacgatgatgaaggacgAGATGCTATTGGTCAGATGCAGGCTACCAAAGATCTCTTGACCGAAGGCCAAAGAGTTGCATACGTTGGATTGGTCCGTCTCGAAATCGTCAGACTTGTGAAAGAGGCGGAAAAAATGAAATCGTtcaagaagacgaagaaggaGGTTGGTGTTTCAGTTGAATCCATGCTGATGTGGGGTCAAAAAATGATGCTTCGACTGTACGCTCATATGGAGATCAATGAAGCTGAGCAGATTATGATTGAACAGTTGGCAGAACATGGAGTTATACCGCAGGACTTGGCACCCGCGCTCAATACTAATGCTCGAGTATCAAATCCCATGGCAGATAGCGAGTCATCGATGCCAAGCACCCCATCACTGGACGAGAAGCCTGCAGAGGCACCGCCGCCATATGAGGCGCTTGACGGGGAGGAGCTCTCTGACGTGAAGACACCATCACAGCTCCCCACCACCGCAAAGATCGATATTGATCTTCGGTGGACTGTACTTTGcgacctcttcctcctcttgatCGCTGATTCTATTTACGATTCCCGCTCGAGGGTTCTCTTGGAGCGAGTTGGTGAGAGTCTTGATATTACGTGGGTTGATATCTGCCGTttcgagaagaaggtcaCAGAGGCTCTGGAGATGCAGCAAGCTGCCGAGAAAGAGAACTGGAACGAGGAGCAGCACACGGAAACTCGCAGGAAGAACGCATTGACCCGGCGATATGTGATGATGGGATTGGCCACCGTAGGTGGTGGGTTGGTCATTGGTCTTTCGGCAGGTTTGCTTGCTCCTGTCATCGGTGCGGGCCTGGCTACCGGATTAACAGCCATCGGAGTGACTGGCACGGGAAGTTTCCTCGGTGGTGTAGGAGGCgcagccatcatcacctcGGGCGCAGCGGCGTCAGGCAGTATCATCGGAGGTAGGGCTGCAGACCGAAGAACTGGCGCGGTTAGGACGTTCGAATATCGTCCCCTTCACAACAACAAGCGAGTCAACCTCATTGTCACTATCTCGGGGTGGCTGACAGGTAAGGTCGATGACGTACGACTGCCATTCAGTACGGTAGACCCTGTCATGGGTGACCTTTACTCAGTGCTCTTCGAGCCTGAGATGCTTCGGAGTATGGGTGACACCATCAACATTTTGGCTACTGAG GCTCTTACACAAAGTATCCAGCAAATTCTGGGTACAACCATACTAGCTGCTCTCATGTCAGCTCTGCAGCTGCCGATAATTCTTACCAAGCTTGCCTATCTTATTGACAACCCTTGGGCTGTCTCGCTGGACAGAGCCACCTCCGCTGGAAAGATTCTAGCAGATTCCCTGCTAGAACGCAACCTAGGAACACGACCCATTACACTGGTTGGGTTCTCGATCGGAGCACGAGTCGTTTTCTCTTGCCTCCAGGAGCTCAGTAAGAAGGGGGCGGTCGGTATTGTGCAAAATGTCTACATGTTTGGTTCACCTATCGTGGTAAAGAAGGAGGAGTACATCAAGGCTAAGACTGTGGTTTCTGGGCGATTCCTGAATGCGTACAACCGCAACGACTGGATTCTAGGCTACTTGTTCCGACTCACGAGTGGAGGTATCCGCCGGGTAGCAGGTCTAGCCCCGGTGGAGGATTGTCCCTTTGTTGAGAACATGGACGTAACGGATCTCGTGAATGGTCACATGGACTATCGTCAAAAGATGCCGGTATTGTTGATAAGATGTGGATGGTCTGTTGAGAGTGAGGAGTTCGTTGAAATCGAAGATCCAGACCCGGACAACCATAATGAACGCCAGAGAGAGCTGATCAATGAGATCGAAGAGGCACGCAAGAACCTCGAGAAAGAgggcaaggccaagaagagtGGTCGATTCAGCTTCTTCGGTCGTCGAAAGAACGCGGAGAAACAGGACTGGGAAATCTACGAAGACTCAAAGAACAAGGGAGAAGGCAAAGAGAAGGCAAAGGAGGGGGAACAAGCCGACAACAACACTGGTGTCCTTTTCGACATTGATGCAATCCGTGCAGAAATTGCCAAGGATGCCCGAGATCACTACGCCAGTCCGGAGGACCTGCAAGTCAAGGAAATCAAATCGACTCTGCCTCCAATGAAGCTGGATGTGTCCTCGCTTCCTGCTTCTCCTTCGGCGGTGGCCAATGGCTCTAGAGCAGGGTCTCGGACGGATCTGACCGGCGCACGAGACTCGCACGATACTCGTGTGTCCCAAGAGAGGTCTCACAGTTATACACCAAGCTACACCAGACAAGCATCACCACCTGGGTACAGCTCACCGTACGGCGGAGGGTTTGGGTCAGGACATGGTGACGCATACGGCTCGGGCCGACATGACGAGGACGACATTCAGATGACATTCGATACCTCGTTTGACGATCATCCGCGATCAGCAACGGTAGCACCTACTGAGACGGCAGCAACTAGGCCACAGGTGAAGACGGCGCAGACATTGCCGACGATGACATTGCATGAACCGTGGGGGGattcagatgatgatgattttggcaaagagaaggagatttCAATGACATTCGCTTGA